In a genomic window of Demequina muriae:
- a CDS encoding glycerol-3-phosphate dehydrogenase/oxidase: MRSTLTPESRLADLESMSDEHGLDVLVIGGGVTGAGVALDAATRGLRTGIVEAQDWASGTSSRSSKLVHGGLRYLQMLDFHLVHEALTERDLLITELAPHLVEPVSFLYPLENRVWERAYVGAGVALYDTLASVNGRRRRALPIHRHLSRTAMSKQFPDLRHDAAIGAIRYWDASVDDARLVLTLVRTAASYGALTANRTQVVELTHSSVGAVTGAVVQDLETGTRYTIKARHVITATGVWTEETESLAQSDGGLHVLASKGIHVVVPRESIRGDVGLILQTEKSVLFVIPWSRYWIIGTTDTPYEFDPTHPVATSADIDYLLDHANSVLAKPLTREDVIGTWAGLRPLLQPGTKDGTSSAKVSREHTVASPAPGMTVVAGGKLTTYRVMAKDAVDFALGTRASAIPSITDRIPLWGAEGLKAVKRQGPALSAKYGWTRATFDHLTHRYGSGLSQLIDAVTAQEDLALPLEHAPAYLRAEIHFAATHEQVIHLEDVMMHRTRLVYEVADGGLAAAPEIAAIVAEVQGWDDDRVAREIASYRSRVEADAAAAREPSDSEAIAARSVASDISPTVALPETGANAQST, encoded by the coding sequence ATGAGAAGCACGCTGACCCCGGAGAGCAGGCTGGCCGACCTCGAGTCGATGAGCGACGAGCATGGGCTGGACGTCTTGGTGATCGGCGGCGGCGTCACCGGCGCCGGCGTCGCTCTCGACGCCGCGACGAGGGGACTGCGCACCGGCATCGTCGAGGCGCAGGACTGGGCCTCGGGCACGTCGTCGCGCTCCTCGAAGCTGGTGCACGGCGGGCTTCGCTACCTGCAGATGCTCGACTTCCATCTGGTGCACGAGGCGTTGACGGAGAGGGACCTGCTCATCACCGAGCTCGCCCCGCACCTCGTCGAGCCCGTGTCGTTCCTCTACCCGCTCGAGAACCGAGTGTGGGAGCGCGCGTATGTGGGCGCGGGCGTCGCCCTGTACGACACGCTTGCCTCGGTCAACGGCCGCCGGCGCCGCGCGCTCCCGATCCACCGGCACCTCAGCCGCACCGCTATGTCGAAGCAGTTCCCCGACCTGCGTCACGATGCCGCGATCGGCGCGATTCGCTATTGGGACGCATCGGTCGACGACGCCCGCCTGGTGCTGACCCTCGTCCGGACTGCGGCGTCGTACGGCGCGCTGACGGCCAACCGCACCCAGGTCGTCGAACTCACTCATTCCTCGGTGGGCGCGGTGACCGGCGCTGTCGTGCAGGACCTCGAGACGGGCACCCGCTACACGATCAAGGCACGCCACGTGATCACCGCGACGGGCGTCTGGACTGAGGAGACGGAGTCCCTGGCGCAGTCGGACGGCGGTCTTCACGTCCTCGCCTCGAAGGGCATCCATGTGGTGGTGCCTCGCGAGTCGATCCGGGGCGATGTGGGGCTGATCCTGCAGACGGAGAAGTCCGTGCTGTTCGTCATTCCGTGGTCGCGCTACTGGATCATCGGCACGACGGACACGCCCTACGAGTTCGACCCGACGCACCCGGTGGCGACAAGTGCCGATATCGACTATCTCCTCGACCACGCCAACTCCGTGCTCGCCAAGCCGCTGACCCGCGAGGATGTGATCGGCACCTGGGCAGGACTGCGCCCGCTGCTGCAGCCGGGCACCAAGGACGGCACGTCCTCGGCGAAGGTGTCGCGCGAGCACACGGTCGCATCGCCGGCGCCGGGAATGACAGTCGTCGCCGGCGGCAAGCTCACGACCTATCGCGTGATGGCGAAGGACGCGGTGGACTTCGCCCTGGGCACGCGTGCCTCGGCCATCCCGTCGATCACCGACCGCATCCCGCTGTGGGGCGCCGAGGGCCTGAAGGCCGTCAAACGCCAGGGTCCGGCGCTCAGCGCAAAGTATGGGTGGACCCGCGCGACGTTCGACCACCTGACCCACAGGTATGGCTCGGGACTTTCCCAGCTCATCGACGCCGTGACCGCACAGGAGGATCTCGCGCTGCCTCTCGAGCACGCGCCTGCATACCTGCGCGCCGAGATCCACTTCGCCGCGACGCACGAGCAGGTGATCCACCTCGAGGACGTGATGATGCACCGGACGCGACTCGTGTACGAGGTCGCGGATGGCGGCCTCGCAGCCGCGCCTGAGATCGCCGCGATCGTCGCCGAGGTCCAAGGCTGGGACGACGATCGGGTGGCGCGAGAGATCGCCTCGTACCGATCGCGCGTGGAGGCCGATGCCGCCGCCGCTCGCGAGCCGAGCGACAGCGAAGCGATCGCGGCCCGATCCGTCGCGTCGGACATCTCGCCGACGGTCGCGCTCCCGGAGACTGGGGCCAACGCCCAGTCCACATAG
- a CDS encoding MIP/aquaporin family protein, which produces MTDIFLSEMLGTGMLILLGGGVVANVLLAKSKGLDGGWLLINFGWGLAVFSGVFVAFSTGGHINPAVTAGIWASGAEEFGPGIAVNAGNFVTYVAAQLVGAFIGAVLVYLVYKKHFDETADAGAKLAIFSTGPAIRSYGWNTVTEVIGTFVLVFVVLSFGNWPGDLGPLAAALLVTGIGASLGGPTGYAINPARDLGPRIAHALLPIKGKGTSDWSYAWVPIVGPLIGGVAGGLLAGAIY; this is translated from the coding sequence GTGACTGACATCTTCCTCTCAGAGATGCTTGGGACAGGAATGCTCATCCTCCTCGGAGGTGGCGTGGTGGCGAACGTTCTGCTCGCCAAGTCCAAAGGCCTTGACGGCGGCTGGCTGCTCATCAACTTCGGATGGGGCCTCGCGGTCTTCTCCGGTGTGTTCGTGGCCTTCTCGACCGGCGGCCACATCAACCCGGCGGTGACTGCCGGCATCTGGGCCTCCGGCGCAGAGGAGTTCGGCCCCGGAATCGCCGTCAACGCAGGCAACTTCGTCACCTACGTCGCCGCACAGCTCGTCGGCGCGTTCATCGGCGCCGTGCTGGTGTATCTCGTCTACAAGAAGCACTTCGACGAGACGGCCGATGCAGGAGCCAAGCTGGCGATCTTCTCGACGGGTCCCGCCATCCGCTCGTATGGCTGGAACACCGTCACCGAGGTGATCGGCACCTTCGTCCTGGTGTTCGTGGTGCTGAGCTTCGGCAACTGGCCAGGGGATCTCGGACCGCTGGCTGCCGCGCTGCTGGTGACCGGCATCGGCGCCAGCCTGGGCGGTCCCACCGGCTACGCCATCAACCCCGCGCGCGATCTGGGACCCCGGATCGCTCACGCGCTGCTGCCGATCAAGGGCAAGGGCACCTCCGACTGGAGCTACGCCTGGGTCCCGATCGTCGGACCGCTCATCGGCGGCGTCGCCGGTGGACTGCTGGCCGGCGCCATCTACTAG
- the glpK gene encoding glycerol kinase GlpK — MKDYILAIDQGTTSSRAIVFDHSGAIVSSGQKEHEQIFPQAGWVEHDPHEIWTNVREVVGLALTKADLTHEDIAAVGITNQRETAVVWDKNTGKAVYNAIVWQDTRTQKIIDKLGGDDGADKYKDRVGLPLATYFAGPKVMWILENVEGAREQAEAGDLLMGTIDSWVLWNMTGGKNGGVHVTDVTNASRTMLMDLTTLSWDESIAADMGIPMSMLPEIRSSAEVYGQGRRGGMLPEVPIAGILGDQQAATFGQACFEVGMAKNTYGTGNFMLMNTGEELVPSKNGLLTTVCYKIGDKPAIYALEGSIAVTGSLVQWLRDNVGLIKTAPEIEDLAASVDDNGGAYFVPAFSGLFAPYWRSDARGALVGLTRYVKAGHIARAALEATAYQTAEVLDAMRADSGVDLTELKVDGGMVVNDVLMQFQADILDVEVVRPKVAETTALGAAYAAGIAVGYWDGEQDVIDNWAEDKRWRPDLDEDERARMMRNWKKAVTKTMDWVDDDVT; from the coding sequence ATGAAGGATTACATCCTCGCCATCGACCAAGGCACCACGAGCTCCCGGGCCATCGTGTTCGATCACTCGGGCGCGATCGTGTCCTCGGGACAGAAGGAGCACGAGCAGATCTTCCCGCAGGCAGGGTGGGTGGAGCACGATCCGCACGAGATCTGGACGAACGTGCGCGAAGTGGTGGGCCTGGCCCTCACCAAGGCCGACCTCACTCACGAGGACATTGCGGCCGTCGGCATCACCAACCAGCGCGAGACCGCGGTGGTGTGGGACAAGAACACGGGCAAGGCCGTCTACAACGCCATCGTGTGGCAAGACACCCGCACGCAGAAGATCATCGACAAGCTTGGCGGCGATGATGGCGCGGACAAGTACAAGGATCGCGTCGGCCTCCCTCTCGCCACCTATTTCGCCGGTCCCAAGGTGATGTGGATCCTCGAGAACGTGGAGGGAGCGCGGGAGCAGGCCGAGGCGGGCGACCTGCTGATGGGCACGATCGACAGCTGGGTGCTGTGGAACATGACCGGCGGCAAGAACGGCGGGGTTCACGTCACGGACGTCACCAACGCCTCGCGGACCATGCTGATGGACCTCACCACGCTGTCGTGGGACGAGTCCATCGCCGCCGACATGGGCATCCCGATGTCGATGCTGCCCGAGATTCGCTCGTCAGCCGAGGTGTACGGCCAGGGCAGGCGAGGCGGCATGCTGCCGGAGGTGCCGATCGCGGGCATCCTCGGTGATCAGCAGGCGGCGACGTTCGGACAGGCGTGCTTCGAGGTCGGCATGGCCAAGAACACGTACGGCACGGGCAACTTCATGCTCATGAACACGGGCGAGGAGCTGGTGCCGTCCAAGAACGGTCTGCTCACCACGGTCTGCTACAAGATCGGCGACAAGCCGGCGATCTATGCCCTCGAGGGATCGATCGCCGTGACCGGCTCGCTGGTGCAGTGGCTGCGTGACAACGTGGGCCTCATCAAGACCGCACCTGAGATCGAGGATCTGGCGGCGTCGGTCGACGACAACGGGGGAGCGTACTTCGTGCCCGCGTTCTCGGGCCTCTTCGCACCGTACTGGCGCTCGGACGCCAGGGGCGCATTGGTGGGTCTCACCCGGTACGTGAAGGCGGGCCACATCGCTCGTGCGGCACTCGAGGCGACGGCGTACCAGACCGCGGAGGTGCTCGACGCGATGCGTGCCGACTCGGGCGTGGACCTCACCGAGCTCAAGGTCGACGGCGGGATGGTGGTGAATGACGTCCTGATGCAGTTCCAGGCGGACATCCTCGACGTTGAGGTGGTGCGCCCGAAGGTCGCCGAGACCACGGCACTGGGCGCCGCCTACGCCGCCGGCATCGCTGTCGGCTACTGGGACGGCGAGCAGGACGTCATCGACAACTGGGCCGAGGACAAGCGCTGGCGACCCGACCTCGACGAGGACGAGCGCGCACGGATGATGCGCAACTGGAAGAAGGCCGTCACGAAGACCATGGACTGGGTCGACGACGACGTCACCTGA
- a CDS encoding CsbD family protein: protein MSGSDRLSNAAQDAKGKVKEGFGKATDNEQLEAEGKFDQGKASAKDKVEDGKDAVAEKYNDATDRHQDDDKS, encoded by the coding sequence ATGAGTGGATCAGACCGACTGAGCAACGCCGCACAGGACGCCAAGGGCAAGGTCAAGGAAGGCTTCGGCAAGGCGACCGACAACGAGCAGCTCGAGGCCGAGGGCAAGTTCGACCAGGGCAAGGCGTCCGCCAAGGACAAGGTCGAAGACGGCAAGGACGCGGTCGCGGAGAAGTACAACGACGCGACGGACCGTCACCAGGACGACGACAAGTCCTGA
- a CDS encoding NAD(P)H-hydrate dehydratase, whose amino-acid sequence MSTPQDWGAEQVRERWPVPPSDADKYSRGVVGVVAGSDAYPGAAALVVSGAIRAGAGMVRYVGPARAQDLVLSHRPECVVHDPGDAAESLPRAQAWVVGPGVADHPIQDAAIGAVMASGLPMVVDAGALEEVARSRASGSRDAPSDRVLLTPHAEELMRTLEALRHDATILDIAADRAGHARLLAETARATVLLKGARTLIASPGGHVLELPSAPPWLATAGSGDVLAGIAGALLAAGLTAADAGACAAWAHARAAESANRGGPVAALDVAQALPHVIAALLGSPSRPSSE is encoded by the coding sequence GTGAGCACGCCACAGGACTGGGGCGCGGAGCAGGTCCGCGAACGATGGCCGGTGCCTCCGTCGGACGCTGACAAATACTCGCGAGGCGTCGTGGGCGTCGTGGCAGGGTCGGACGCGTACCCCGGCGCGGCCGCACTGGTCGTCTCCGGGGCGATCAGGGCCGGGGCGGGCATGGTGCGCTACGTGGGCCCGGCCCGCGCGCAGGATCTCGTGCTCTCCCACCGCCCTGAGTGCGTGGTGCACGATCCGGGCGACGCGGCTGAGTCCCTTCCCCGAGCACAGGCGTGGGTGGTGGGGCCCGGGGTGGCAGACCATCCGATCCAGGATGCCGCCATCGGCGCCGTGATGGCGTCCGGACTTCCGATGGTGGTGGATGCGGGGGCCCTTGAAGAGGTGGCGCGCTCGCGCGCCTCCGGCTCGCGCGACGCGCCGTCCGATCGAGTGCTGCTCACCCCACATGCGGAGGAGCTCATGCGCACGCTCGAGGCGCTCCGCCACGACGCGACCATCCTGGACATCGCCGCGGACCGGGCCGGCCACGCCCGGCTGCTCGCCGAGACCGCGCGAGCGACGGTCCTGCTCAAGGGAGCGCGGACACTCATCGCTTCGCCTGGCGGACACGTGCTGGAACTGCCAAGCGCTCCCCCGTGGCTCGCCACCGCGGGGAGCGGCGACGTGCTCGCTGGCATCGCGGGGGCCCTGCTCGCGGCAGGGCTCACTGCGGCCGATGCGGGGGCGTGCGCCGCCTGGGCGCACGCCCGTGCGGCCGAGTCGGCCAACCGCGGCGGCCCCGTCGCCGCTCTCGACGTCGCCCAGGCGCTCCCGCACGTGATCGCGGCCCTCCTCGGCTCCCCGTCCCGCCCTTCATCGGAATAG
- the def gene encoding peptide deformylase — MAMRDIRVTGDPVLRTVCEPITVIDDRVRTLVEDLLETVDHEGRAGLAANQIGVSLRAFSWNIDGEVGYILNPEIVERSSDLQELGDEGCLSVPGLWYPCERPSYTKAVGTDLDGAEVVIEGEEIWARLINHEVDHLDGKLYLDRLAKDVRKRAMRELRESLEA, encoded by the coding sequence ATGGCCATGCGTGACATCCGGGTGACCGGCGACCCCGTCCTGCGCACTGTGTGCGAACCCATCACCGTGATCGACGACCGTGTGCGCACGCTCGTCGAGGACCTGCTGGAGACCGTCGATCACGAGGGACGCGCAGGCTTGGCGGCGAACCAGATCGGCGTCAGCCTGCGAGCGTTCTCGTGGAACATCGACGGTGAGGTCGGGTACATCCTGAACCCCGAGATCGTGGAGCGCAGCAGCGATCTCCAGGAGCTGGGCGACGAGGGCTGTCTGTCCGTCCCGGGCCTGTGGTACCCATGCGAGCGACCGTCCTACACCAAGGCGGTGGGCACGGATCTGGACGGTGCCGAGGTCGTGATCGAGGGTGAGGAGATCTGGGCCCGGCTCATCAACCACGAGGTCGACCACCTCGACGGGAAGCTGTACCTCGATCGCCTCGCCAAGGATGTGCGCAAGCGCGCCATGCGCGAGCTGCGGGAGTCGCTCGAGGCGTAG
- a CDS encoding NAD(P)H-hydrate epimerase, with translation MAGPNTPSTAILTMTAQQVRDAEREAMRTVSEPVLMARAADAIAAECEALLLERHGRTQGCRVVVLAGSGNNGGDALLAGARLHYRGAATTAVLVGPTAHAMGRGECEAAGALIIDAQPDAPLNRAAARQAVEDADLVIDGIVGVGAKPGLREPADALVAAIPSRAIVVAVDIPSGLEVDSGVSTASHVRAHVTVTFTAPKPCLIEEPAAASAGRVVVVQVGVLRR, from the coding sequence ATGGCCGGCCCGAACACCCCTTCCACCGCCATCCTCACGATGACCGCCCAGCAGGTGCGCGACGCCGAGCGGGAGGCGATGAGAACGGTCTCGGAGCCCGTTCTCATGGCGCGGGCGGCCGATGCGATCGCGGCTGAGTGCGAGGCGCTGCTGCTCGAGCGGCACGGGCGCACCCAGGGGTGCCGGGTCGTCGTGCTGGCGGGGAGCGGCAACAACGGCGGTGACGCGCTGCTCGCCGGCGCACGGCTGCACTACCGGGGCGCGGCGACCACGGCCGTGCTCGTGGGGCCCACCGCGCACGCGATGGGACGCGGGGAGTGCGAGGCGGCCGGGGCGCTCATCATCGACGCTCAGCCCGACGCCCCGCTGAATCGGGCCGCAGCGCGTCAAGCAGTCGAGGACGCGGACCTGGTGATCGATGGCATCGTCGGCGTGGGCGCCAAGCCGGGTCTGCGCGAGCCCGCCGATGCGCTCGTGGCGGCCATTCCCTCACGAGCCATCGTGGTCGCGGTGGACATCCCCAGCGGACTCGAGGTCGACTCGGGCGTCTCCACCGCGTCGCACGTGCGCGCCCATGTGACGGTCACGTTCACCGCTCCCAAGCCGTGCCTGATCGAGGAGCCGGCTGCCGCATCGGCCGGCCGGGTGGTCGTGGTGCAGGTGGGCGTGCTCCGTCGGTGA
- a CDS encoding DUF3145 domain-containing protein, with the protein MAAITRGVLFVHSATRAMCPHIEWAAQSVLGARGSFEWTDQPAGTSLYRAEVAWQGTPGTGARLASALRGWEHVRYEVTEDPSFGSDGGRWSHTPSLGIFHAVTDVHGNIVVPEDRIRAVLEAGVSVAEFKRAMDLALGAAWDEELEPFRYAGSGAPVRWLHRVG; encoded by the coding sequence ATGGCTGCGATCACCCGAGGTGTCCTTTTCGTGCATTCGGCGACGCGCGCGATGTGCCCGCACATCGAGTGGGCCGCCCAGTCTGTGCTGGGAGCACGCGGCTCGTTCGAATGGACGGATCAGCCTGCCGGCACCTCGCTCTACAGGGCCGAGGTGGCGTGGCAGGGCACCCCTGGCACTGGCGCGCGCCTTGCATCGGCGCTGCGCGGCTGGGAGCACGTGCGCTACGAAGTGACCGAGGACCCGTCCTTCGGCTCGGACGGCGGTCGGTGGTCCCATACTCCGTCGCTCGGGATCTTCCATGCCGTCACGGACGTCCACGGCAACATCGTGGTGCCGGAGGACCGCATTCGTGCCGTGCTCGAGGCAGGTGTGTCGGTCGCGGAGTTCAAGCGCGCGATGGACCTGGCGCTCGGCGCTGCCTGGGACGAGGAGCTCGAGCCGTTCCGGTATGCAGGCTCTGGCGCGCCCGTGCGGTGGCTGCACCGCGTCGGCTAG
- a CDS encoding nuclear transport factor 2 family protein yields the protein MQELTRDEVLTLQAMEEAMWRPETRFDLRFMGAVLADEFAEVGRSGRTFTRDETLALQPVEIDVELPLTDFTAVAICEDVALVRYTSVPTRAVRGAAHRTSVWVNDGRWRLRFHQATPTDI from the coding sequence ATGCAGGAGTTGACCCGGGACGAGGTGCTCACCCTTCAGGCGATGGAGGAGGCGATGTGGCGCCCTGAGACTCGCTTCGACCTGCGCTTCATGGGTGCGGTGCTCGCCGACGAGTTCGCTGAGGTGGGACGATCCGGCCGGACCTTCACGCGTGACGAGACGCTCGCCCTGCAGCCCGTCGAGATCGACGTGGAGCTGCCGCTGACCGACTTCACCGCCGTGGCGATCTGCGAGGACGTCGCGCTCGTGCGCTATACCTCAGTGCCGACCAGGGCGGTGCGCGGTGCGGCCCACCGGACGTCCGTGTGGGTGAATGACGGCCGGTGGCGACTGCGGTTCCACCAGGCCACGCCCACCGACATCTGA
- the fabF gene encoding beta-ketoacyl-ACP synthase II, with amino-acid sequence MTVVVTGLGATSPLGGDVSSTWEGALAGRSGVRTLDNDWAETYGMAVNFAGQLAVSPLEVLSRPEAKRMDPSAQMAIVATREAWAHAGSPEVDPERIGAVVSSGIGGVWTLLSAWDTMKEKGAARVLPLTVPMLMPNSPTAYVSLELKARAGSHSPVSACASGAEAIGMAFEMIESGRADIVVAGGTEAAIHPLPISAFAAMAALSKRNDDPAGASRPYDTSRDGFVLGEGSGVVVLESEEHAKARGAHIYARLLGVGMTSDGHHIAAPEPNGTGQTRAMELSLQRAGLTAADVAHVNAHATSTPVGDMIEARGIRALLGSHADQVALSATKSMTGHLLGGAGALESVFTIKALETRTAPPTINVTSPDPELELDLVRDTPRELPEGQLAAINNSFGFGGHNVALVFGTA; translated from the coding sequence ATGACTGTCGTCGTCACTGGACTCGGCGCGACCTCGCCTCTTGGCGGGGACGTGTCCTCGACCTGGGAGGGCGCTCTCGCCGGCAGGTCCGGCGTGCGCACCCTGGACAACGACTGGGCGGAGACGTACGGCATGGCCGTCAACTTCGCCGGTCAGCTGGCGGTGTCGCCCCTGGAGGTGCTGTCCCGGCCCGAGGCCAAGCGCATGGACCCGAGCGCCCAGATGGCGATCGTGGCCACGCGCGAAGCCTGGGCGCACGCCGGATCGCCCGAGGTGGACCCCGAGCGCATCGGCGCCGTGGTCTCCTCGGGCATCGGTGGCGTCTGGACGCTGCTGAGCGCGTGGGACACCATGAAGGAGAAGGGCGCCGCACGCGTGCTTCCGCTCACGGTCCCGATGCTCATGCCGAACTCCCCCACCGCATACGTGTCGCTGGAGCTCAAGGCCAGGGCAGGCTCGCATTCGCCGGTGTCCGCGTGCGCCTCCGGCGCCGAGGCGATCGGCATGGCCTTCGAGATGATCGAGTCCGGACGTGCTGACATCGTGGTCGCCGGCGGGACCGAGGCGGCGATCCACCCGCTTCCCATCAGCGCCTTCGCCGCGATGGCGGCGCTGTCCAAGCGCAACGACGACCCGGCAGGAGCCTCGCGGCCCTACGACACCTCGCGCGACGGCTTCGTGCTCGGCGAAGGATCGGGCGTGGTCGTGCTCGAATCCGAGGAGCACGCCAAGGCGCGCGGTGCGCACATCTACGCGCGGCTGCTGGGCGTCGGCATGACGTCCGACGGCCACCACATCGCCGCCCCGGAGCCCAATGGCACTGGCCAGACGCGCGCCATGGAGCTCAGCCTTCAGCGTGCGGGCCTCACCGCGGCGGACGTCGCGCACGTGAACGCACACGCCACCTCCACCCCCGTGGGCGACATGATCGAGGCGCGCGGCATCCGCGCGCTGCTCGGCTCGCACGCGGACCAGGTGGCGCTCAGCGCGACCAAGTCGATGACGGGCCACCTCCTGGGCGGCGCAGGCGCGCTCGAGTCCGTCTTCACGATCAAGGCCCTCGAGACCCGCACCGCTCCGCCGACGATCAACGTGACGTCCCCCGACCCCGAGCTCGAGCTCGACCTGGTGAGGGACACCCCGCGCGAGCTGCCGGAGGGTCAGCTGGCGGCGATCAACAACTCGTTCGGCTTCGGCGGCCACAACGTCGCGCTGGTGTTCGGCACCGCGTAA
- a CDS encoding acyl carrier protein — protein MADKNEILAGLAEIVAEETGLDTAEVQLDKSFTDDLDIDSLSMMTIVTLAEEKFDVRIPDEKVKDLTTVGDAVDFIAAAQG, from the coding sequence ATGGCAGACAAGAACGAGATTCTCGCTGGGCTCGCTGAGATCGTCGCCGAGGAGACCGGCCTCGACACCGCCGAGGTGCAGCTCGACAAGTCCTTCACCGACGACCTCGACATCGACTCGCTGTCGATGATGACCATCGTCACGCTCGCGGAGGAGAAGTTCGACGTCCGCATCCCCGACGAGAAGGTCAAGGACCTCACCACCGTCGGCGACGCCGTCGACTTCATCGCCGCCGCACAGGGCTGA
- a CDS encoding beta-ketoacyl-ACP synthase III: MGLGAARGENAVPNDDIIGPINSSDEWIRKMTGIVTRVRADAGTSVIDLSERAARDAIAQAGIEPGDIDTVILSTITHPYMTPGGAPVLADRLGSTGAAFDISAACAGYCYGIGQADALVRAGNARHVLVVGAEKMSDYVDPADRSISYLLGDAAGAVVIGPSDTPGIGPTVWGSDGSGAPLIGQTASWLDVRDNPDTAFPTLYQEGPSVFKWASFKMAPVALEAIAAAGVTPDDIQAFIPHQANVRIIDQLVKQIGLPSHVAVGKDIVDSGNTSAASIPLATERLLRDGDAHSGDLALQIGFGAGLVYAAQVVVLP; this comes from the coding sequence ATGGGGCTTGGTGCCGCTCGCGGCGAGAACGCGGTCCCCAACGACGACATCATCGGGCCGATCAACTCCTCAGACGAGTGGATCCGCAAGATGACCGGGATCGTGACCCGCGTGCGCGCCGACGCCGGCACGTCGGTGATCGACCTGTCCGAGCGGGCCGCGCGCGATGCGATCGCGCAGGCGGGCATCGAGCCCGGCGACATCGACACCGTCATCCTGTCGACGATCACGCACCCGTACATGACCCCCGGCGGCGCGCCGGTGCTGGCCGACCGGCTCGGCTCGACGGGCGCGGCCTTCGACATCTCCGCCGCATGCGCGGGCTACTGCTACGGCATCGGTCAGGCCGACGCGCTCGTCCGGGCGGGCAATGCCCGGCACGTGCTCGTCGTCGGCGCGGAGAAGATGAGCGACTACGTCGACCCCGCCGATCGCTCCATCTCCTACCTGCTGGGCGATGCTGCGGGCGCGGTCGTCATCGGCCCCTCCGACACTCCCGGCATCGGTCCCACGGTGTGGGGCTCTGACGGCTCCGGCGCTCCGCTGATCGGTCAGACCGCGTCGTGGCTCGACGTGCGGGACAACCCCGACACGGCGTTCCCCACCCTGTACCAGGAGGGGCCGAGCGTGTTCAAGTGGGCCTCCTTCAAGATGGCGCCCGTCGCTCTCGAGGCGATCGCCGCGGCGGGAGTGACGCCGGATGACATCCAGGCATTCATCCCCCACCAGGCCAACGTGCGCATCATCGACCAGCTGGTCAAGCAGATCGGCCTGCCGTCCCACGTCGCAGTGGGCAAGGACATCGTCGACAGCGGCAACACGTCGGCCGCATCCATCCCGCTCGCGACCGAGCGCCTGCTGCGCGACGGCGACGCTCACTCGGGCGATCTCGCCCTTCAGATCGGCTTCGGAGCCGGCCTGGTCTACGCCGCGCAGGTCGTGGTCCTGCCGTAA
- a CDS encoding ACP S-malonyltransferase, with product MIAVLFPGQGAQTPGMLAPWLDIPAVAAHLRALSEATDIDLLAHGTTSDADTIRDTAVAQPLLVATGLATARELLGSTTPGLVAGHSVGELGAAALAGVIDDAEAMRLVSVRARAMAAAAAGAEPTSMAAVLGGVEEEVLERLEQLGLTPANMNGGGQIVAAGATPGIEALAADPPARARVIPLQVAGAFHTSYMQPAVTALSDATASAAPNDPATTLLTNADGTTVTSGDEGLNRIVAQVANPVRWDLCQARMLDLGVTAIIEVAPGGVLTGLAKRSLKGVPAVALKTPDDLPAARELLEQHA from the coding sequence ATGATCGCCGTTCTCTTCCCCGGACAGGGCGCCCAGACTCCCGGAATGCTCGCCCCGTGGCTCGACATCCCCGCAGTCGCCGCCCACCTGCGCGCATTGTCGGAAGCGACAGATATCGACCTGCTCGCGCACGGCACCACGTCAGATGCGGACACCATTCGCGACACGGCCGTCGCGCAGCCGCTGCTCGTGGCGACGGGTCTTGCGACCGCCCGTGAGCTCCTGGGCTCCACGACGCCGGGGCTGGTGGCGGGCCACAGCGTGGGCGAGTTGGGCGCCGCTGCTCTCGCAGGCGTCATCGACGACGCCGAGGCCATGCGCCTCGTCTCCGTGCGTGCGCGCGCCATGGCCGCTGCCGCGGCCGGCGCCGAGCCCACCTCGATGGCCGCCGTGCTCGGCGGTGTCGAGGAGGAGGTCCTCGAGCGCCTCGAGCAGTTGGGGCTCACCCCCGCGAACATGAACGGTGGCGGCCAGATCGTCGCAGCAGGCGCCACGCCCGGGATCGAGGCGCTCGCCGCCGACCCGCCAGCTCGAGCGCGCGTGATCCCCCTCCAGGTCGCCGGAGCCTTCCACACGTCGTACATGCAGCCAGCCGTCACCGCGCTCTCGGACGCGACCGCATCGGCCGCACCGAACGACCCTGCGACGACCCTGCTGACGAACGCAGACGGCACCACGGTGACGTCCGGCGATGAGGGGCTCAACCGCATCGTCGCGCAGGTCGCCAACCCGGTCCGGTGGGACCTCTGCCAGGCGCGTATGCTCGATCTCGGCGTGACTGCGATCATCGAGGTCGCGCCCGGTGGCGTCCTCACCGGCCTCGCCAAGCGTTCCCTCAAGGGGGTGCCGGCGGTCGCACTCAAGACGCCCGACGACCTCCCCGCCGCCCGAGAGCTCCTGGAGCAGCACGCGTGA